The following are encoded in a window of Amaranthus tricolor cultivar Red isolate AtriRed21 chromosome 2, ASM2621246v1, whole genome shotgun sequence genomic DNA:
- the LOC130801931 gene encoding TNF receptor-associated factor homolog 1b-like isoform X2, with the protein MSASVTEDSAGGSSLEGLSSAQQCKTSEVAEWRSSDQVENGTPSTSPLYWDTDDSDDDGEPKPVDLYGTHTWTIDDFPNINKRELRSKVFEVGGYKWYILIYPQGCDVCNHLSLFLCVANHDKLLPGWAHYAQFTIAVVNKDPKKSKFSDTLHRFWKKEHDWGWKKFMELSKVSEGFVDKNTLIIKAQVQVLRVRTDRPFRCLDCQYRRELVRVYLTNVEQICRRFVEEKRGNLGKLIEDKARWSSFCSFWLGMDQNTRHHMSREKKEMILKVVVKHFFIDKEVTSTLVMDSLYSGLKALEGQSKVNKGKGKLPEGEHTPSPVVRVEKDVFVLVDDILLLLERAAVEPLPPKDDKGPQNRTKDGGGGEEFHKDSIERDERRLTELGRRTVEIFVLGHIFSNKIEVAYQEAVALKRQEELIREEEAECLAESEKAKRNAGEKDKKSKKKQGKQKRNSRKGKDKLKDENSALIAQDRQLHEELSAEMKGLVESETVADKDDIMDYVSDVSESAECAVDMLQPDSEDREASPANWDTDTSEIHPTAEASGSEISSISTVQNGVTDRRNSSIMDDSSSTCSTDSAPSTVVNGAYRSKSFTNYKNQKSPSRGKHQQVRGTWTSEDHSVAHEADTRPSEPADTSSCIAVESNESVDAVTLLQDMTKWPELNAVKKEEDVVLFHKKPIKKSGKDHYDVVSTRKKVVASSYSSKSPLKNTTSFPSVQPNSNLKPSSHNDLVPKTSSNGQQQTDKATLHASSYTATVSKPDSTKFTVLNPTDKLVGQQAGGLSRPSSAPLVPGALPAASVVSMVQAACSSAPTLSRCVSAAGRLGPDPSSAAAHPYVPRSYRNVMLGNSFSTSYSGFSLSSPPANAMVNISTSFSQQSTLLQNSVMKPSIVSSCMSFTATQDEALGQPWMESPQRDVDRRLMYDSQSMRNDIPNFDLYQNMKSMPHELFPSESSAGTSGRQVQNTMDDGFPHLDIINYLFDDEQVTERTPHGNQVFQSLCNGSTLFNRNSSHPINTSLLSEASSLGRFDRSKTYPDDGLQQDYGAGSPFDSVREFISEGNPATPCMNGLIDSVGSNQWQLGADLSLLSTRSSGMDGYSYSILDPSSMACGVNRYNNFRSSNGH; encoded by the exons ATGTCTGCAAGTGTTACCGAGGATTCTGCTGGTGGAAGTTCGTTGGAGGGATTGTCGAGTGCACAACAATGCAAAACAAGTGAAGTTGCGGAGTGGAGGTCTTCCGACCAGGTTGAGAATGGTACCCCTTCAACCTCACCTCTGTATTGGGATActgatgatagtgatgatgatggag AGCCAAAACCAGTGGATCTTTATGGAACGCACACGTGGACGATTGATGACTTTCCAAATATCAACAAGAGAGAGCTTCGAAGTAAAGTATTTGAAGTTGGTGGCTACAAATG GTACATCTTAATCTACCCTCAAGGTTGTGATGTGTGCAATCATCTCTCTTTATTTCTTTGTGTTGCTAATCATGATAAGCTTCTTCCAG GGTGGGCTCATTATGCTCAATTCACTATTGCTGTGGTGAATAAAGATCCCAAAAAATCTAAATTTTCTG ACACATTGCATCGTTTTTGGAAAAAGGAGCATGATTGGGGGTGGAAAAAATTTATGGAGTTATCTAAAGTGTCCGAAGGTTTTGTGGATAAGAACACACTGATCATTAAAGCCCAAGTTCAAGTACTCAG GGTAAGAACAGATCGTCCATTTCGTTGCCTTGATTGCCAATATAGGAGAGAACTCGTCCGGGTTTATTTAACTAATGTAGAGCAAATCTGCCGGCGTTTTGTTGAAGAGAAAAGAGGGAATCTTGGAAAGCTGATAGAGGACAAAGCTAGGTGGTCAAG CTTTTGTTCGTTTTGGTTAGGAATGGATCAAAATACTCGACACCACATGTCGAGAGAGAAGAAAGAGATGATATTAAAAGTAGTAGTTAAGCATTTTTTCATAGATAAGGAAGTCACATCTACTTTAGTTATGGATTCGTTGTACAGTGGCTTGAAAGCGCTTGAAGGTCAAAGTAAAGTTAATAAAGGAAAAGGTAAATTGCCAGAGGGTGAACATACACCTTCCCCAGTTGTTCGAGTAGAGAAGGATGTATTTGTTTTGGTAGATGATATTTTATTGCTACTTGAGAGAGCTGCTGTGGAACCATTGCCACCTAAGGATGACAAGGGTCCTCAGAATCGCACAAAA GATGGAGGTGGCGGGGAGGAGTTCCACAAGGACTCAATTGAACGTGATGAAAGGCGTCTGACAGAATTAGGGCGAAGGACAGTGGAGATTTTCGTTCTTGGTCACATATTCAG CAACAAAATTGAAGTAGCCTACCAGGAAGCTGTTGCATTAAAGAGACAAGAGGAGCTCATTCGTGAAGAGGAAGCTGAGTGTCTGGCTGAAAGTGAGAAAGCAAAGCGCAATGCTGGCGAGAAGGAtaagaaatcaaagaaaaaacag GGAAAGCAGAAGAGAAATAGTCGCAAGGGAAAGGACAAGTTGAAGGATGAAAACTCTGCTCTCATAGCACAAGATAGACAGTTGCATGAAGAGCTGAGTGCTGAAATGAAAGGCCTGGTGGAGTCTGAAACTGTGGCTGATAAGGATGATATCATGGATTATGTGTCTGATGTCTCTGAATCTGCAGAATGTGCTGTAGATATGCTACAACCTGATTCAGAAGATAGAGAGGCGAGTCCTGCTAATTGGGACACAGACACATCAGAGATTCATCCCACTGCAGAAGCTAGTGGCAGTGAAATTAGCAGCATTTCTACTGTGCAGAATGGAGTCACAGATAGGAGGAATTCATCAATAATGGATGATAGCTCCTCTACTTGCTCTACAGATTCTGCTCCTTCCACTGTAGTAAATGGAGCTTACAGATCAAAATcctttacaaactataaaaaccAGAAATCACCATCAAG AGGGAAACACCAGCAAGTTAGGGGGACGTGGACATCTGAGGATCATAGTGTTGCACATGAGGCAGATACTCGGCCATCTGAACCTGCCGATACTTCTAGTTGCATTGCTGTTGAATCTAATGAGTCTGTGGATGCTGTCACTTTGTTGCAGGACATGACAAAGTGGCCAGAGCTGAATGCAGTTAAAAAA GAAGAAGATGTTGTGTTGTTCCATAAGAAGCCGATCAAGAAGAGTGGTAAGGACCATTATGATGTAGTATCAACTCGGAAAAAAGTAGTGGCATCATCGTACTCATCTAAGAGCCCTCTGAAAAATACCACCTCATTTCCATCAGTTCAGCCAAATTCTAATTTGAAGCCTAGCTCTCACAATGATCTGGTTCCAAAAACATCCTCAAATGGGCAACAACAAACTGATAAGGCAACATTGCATGCATCATCCTATACAGCAACCGTGTCAAAACCGGACTCCACAAAGTTTACAGTTTTGAATCCTACGGATAAACTTGTTGGACAGCAGGCTGGAGGATTGTCTAGGCCATCAAGTGCTCCTCTAGTTCCTGGAGCTTTGCCTGCTGCCTCAGTTGTTTCCATGGTGCAAGCCGCATGTTCGAGTGCTCCTACGTTGTCCCGTTGTGTTAGTGCTGCTGGTCGCTTGGGTCCTGACCCCTCCTCAGCAGCAGCCCATCCATATGTGCCGCGGTCTTATAGGAACGTCATGTTGGGTAATTCTTTCAGTACAAGCTATTCGGGTTTCTCACTTTCCTCTCCCCCAGCTAATGCAATGGTGAATATATCAACATCGTTCTCTCAGCAGTCTACTTTGTTGCAAAATTCTGTGATGAAACCCAGCATAGTCAGTTCATGCATGTCTTTTACTGCAACTCAGGATGAGGCTCTTGGCCAACCATGGATGGAGAGCCCCCAGAGAGATGTTGACAGAAGACTGATGTATGATTCTCAGTCAATGCGTAATGATATTCCAAACTTCGATTTGTATCAAAACATGAAGAGTATGCCTCATGAACTCTTCCCGTCAGAATCATCAGCTGGTACTTCTGGGCGTCAAGTTCAGAATACAATGGATGATGGGTTTCCCCACCTTGACATCATCAATTAtctttttgatgatgaacaggTTACTGAGAGGACTCCTCATGGGAACCAGGTTTTCCAGAGTCTTTGCAATGGTTCCACCCTTTTTAATCGGAACTCGAGTCACCCCATCAATACGAGCTTATTGAGTGAAGCAAGCTCTCTGGGAAGGTTTGATAGGTCAAAGACTTACCCTGATGATGGCCTACAACAGGATTATGGTGCTGGCAGTCCTTTTGATTCAGTAAGAGAGTTCATCTCTGAAGGTAATCCTGCTACGCCTTGCATGAATGGTCTGATTGATAGTGTAGGGTCAAACCAGTGGCAGTTGGGTGCTGATCTGTCCTTACTGAGCACGAGGAGTTCAGGGATGGATGGTTATTCGTATAGTATTCTTGATCCCTCTAGTATGGCATGTGGTGTGAATCGTTACAATAATTTCCGGTCATCAAATGGACACTGA
- the LOC130801931 gene encoding TNF receptor-associated factor homolog 1b-like isoform X1, with protein sequence MSASVTEDSAGGSSLEGLSSAQQCKTSEVAEWRSSDQVENGTPSTSPLYWDTDDSDDDGEPKPVDLYGTHTWTIDDFPNINKRELRSKVFEVGGYKWYILIYPQGCDVCNHLSLFLCVANHDKLLPGWAHYAQFTIAVVNKDPKKSKFSDTLHRFWKKEHDWGWKKFMELSKVSEGFVDKNTLIIKAQVQVLRVRTDRPFRCLDCQYRRELVRVYLTNVEQICRRFVEEKRGNLGKLIEDKARWSSFCSFWLGMDQNTRHHMSREKKEMILKVVVKHFFIDKEVTSTLVMDSLYSGLKALEGQSKVNKGKGKLPEGEHTPSPVVRVEKDVFVLVDDILLLLERAAVEPLPPKDDKGPQNRTKDGGGGEEFHKDSIERDERRLTELGRRTVEIFVLGHIFSNKIEVAYQEAVALKRQEELIREEEAECLAESEKAKRNAGEKDKKSKKKQGKQKRNSRKGKDKLKDENSALIAQDRQLHEELSAEMKGLVESETVADKDDIMDYVSDVSESAECAVDMLQPDSEDREASPANWDTDTSEIHPTAEASGSEISSISTVQNGVTDRRNSSIMDDSSSTCSTDSAPSTVVNGAYRSKSFTNYKNQKSPSRGKHQQVRGTWTSEDHSVAHEADTRPSEPADTSSCIAVESNESVDAVTLLQDMTKWPELNAVKKQEEDVVLFHKKPIKKSGKDHYDVVSTRKKVVASSYSSKSPLKNTTSFPSVQPNSNLKPSSHNDLVPKTSSNGQQQTDKATLHASSYTATVSKPDSTKFTVLNPTDKLVGQQAGGLSRPSSAPLVPGALPAASVVSMVQAACSSAPTLSRCVSAAGRLGPDPSSAAAHPYVPRSYRNVMLGNSFSTSYSGFSLSSPPANAMVNISTSFSQQSTLLQNSVMKPSIVSSCMSFTATQDEALGQPWMESPQRDVDRRLMYDSQSMRNDIPNFDLYQNMKSMPHELFPSESSAGTSGRQVQNTMDDGFPHLDIINYLFDDEQVTERTPHGNQVFQSLCNGSTLFNRNSSHPINTSLLSEASSLGRFDRSKTYPDDGLQQDYGAGSPFDSVREFISEGNPATPCMNGLIDSVGSNQWQLGADLSLLSTRSSGMDGYSYSILDPSSMACGVNRYNNFRSSNGH encoded by the exons ATGTCTGCAAGTGTTACCGAGGATTCTGCTGGTGGAAGTTCGTTGGAGGGATTGTCGAGTGCACAACAATGCAAAACAAGTGAAGTTGCGGAGTGGAGGTCTTCCGACCAGGTTGAGAATGGTACCCCTTCAACCTCACCTCTGTATTGGGATActgatgatagtgatgatgatggag AGCCAAAACCAGTGGATCTTTATGGAACGCACACGTGGACGATTGATGACTTTCCAAATATCAACAAGAGAGAGCTTCGAAGTAAAGTATTTGAAGTTGGTGGCTACAAATG GTACATCTTAATCTACCCTCAAGGTTGTGATGTGTGCAATCATCTCTCTTTATTTCTTTGTGTTGCTAATCATGATAAGCTTCTTCCAG GGTGGGCTCATTATGCTCAATTCACTATTGCTGTGGTGAATAAAGATCCCAAAAAATCTAAATTTTCTG ACACATTGCATCGTTTTTGGAAAAAGGAGCATGATTGGGGGTGGAAAAAATTTATGGAGTTATCTAAAGTGTCCGAAGGTTTTGTGGATAAGAACACACTGATCATTAAAGCCCAAGTTCAAGTACTCAG GGTAAGAACAGATCGTCCATTTCGTTGCCTTGATTGCCAATATAGGAGAGAACTCGTCCGGGTTTATTTAACTAATGTAGAGCAAATCTGCCGGCGTTTTGTTGAAGAGAAAAGAGGGAATCTTGGAAAGCTGATAGAGGACAAAGCTAGGTGGTCAAG CTTTTGTTCGTTTTGGTTAGGAATGGATCAAAATACTCGACACCACATGTCGAGAGAGAAGAAAGAGATGATATTAAAAGTAGTAGTTAAGCATTTTTTCATAGATAAGGAAGTCACATCTACTTTAGTTATGGATTCGTTGTACAGTGGCTTGAAAGCGCTTGAAGGTCAAAGTAAAGTTAATAAAGGAAAAGGTAAATTGCCAGAGGGTGAACATACACCTTCCCCAGTTGTTCGAGTAGAGAAGGATGTATTTGTTTTGGTAGATGATATTTTATTGCTACTTGAGAGAGCTGCTGTGGAACCATTGCCACCTAAGGATGACAAGGGTCCTCAGAATCGCACAAAA GATGGAGGTGGCGGGGAGGAGTTCCACAAGGACTCAATTGAACGTGATGAAAGGCGTCTGACAGAATTAGGGCGAAGGACAGTGGAGATTTTCGTTCTTGGTCACATATTCAG CAACAAAATTGAAGTAGCCTACCAGGAAGCTGTTGCATTAAAGAGACAAGAGGAGCTCATTCGTGAAGAGGAAGCTGAGTGTCTGGCTGAAAGTGAGAAAGCAAAGCGCAATGCTGGCGAGAAGGAtaagaaatcaaagaaaaaacag GGAAAGCAGAAGAGAAATAGTCGCAAGGGAAAGGACAAGTTGAAGGATGAAAACTCTGCTCTCATAGCACAAGATAGACAGTTGCATGAAGAGCTGAGTGCTGAAATGAAAGGCCTGGTGGAGTCTGAAACTGTGGCTGATAAGGATGATATCATGGATTATGTGTCTGATGTCTCTGAATCTGCAGAATGTGCTGTAGATATGCTACAACCTGATTCAGAAGATAGAGAGGCGAGTCCTGCTAATTGGGACACAGACACATCAGAGATTCATCCCACTGCAGAAGCTAGTGGCAGTGAAATTAGCAGCATTTCTACTGTGCAGAATGGAGTCACAGATAGGAGGAATTCATCAATAATGGATGATAGCTCCTCTACTTGCTCTACAGATTCTGCTCCTTCCACTGTAGTAAATGGAGCTTACAGATCAAAATcctttacaaactataaaaaccAGAAATCACCATCAAG AGGGAAACACCAGCAAGTTAGGGGGACGTGGACATCTGAGGATCATAGTGTTGCACATGAGGCAGATACTCGGCCATCTGAACCTGCCGATACTTCTAGTTGCATTGCTGTTGAATCTAATGAGTCTGTGGATGCTGTCACTTTGTTGCAGGACATGACAAAGTGGCCAGAGCTGAATGCAGTTAAAAAA CAGGAAGAAGATGTTGTGTTGTTCCATAAGAAGCCGATCAAGAAGAGTGGTAAGGACCATTATGATGTAGTATCAACTCGGAAAAAAGTAGTGGCATCATCGTACTCATCTAAGAGCCCTCTGAAAAATACCACCTCATTTCCATCAGTTCAGCCAAATTCTAATTTGAAGCCTAGCTCTCACAATGATCTGGTTCCAAAAACATCCTCAAATGGGCAACAACAAACTGATAAGGCAACATTGCATGCATCATCCTATACAGCAACCGTGTCAAAACCGGACTCCACAAAGTTTACAGTTTTGAATCCTACGGATAAACTTGTTGGACAGCAGGCTGGAGGATTGTCTAGGCCATCAAGTGCTCCTCTAGTTCCTGGAGCTTTGCCTGCTGCCTCAGTTGTTTCCATGGTGCAAGCCGCATGTTCGAGTGCTCCTACGTTGTCCCGTTGTGTTAGTGCTGCTGGTCGCTTGGGTCCTGACCCCTCCTCAGCAGCAGCCCATCCATATGTGCCGCGGTCTTATAGGAACGTCATGTTGGGTAATTCTTTCAGTACAAGCTATTCGGGTTTCTCACTTTCCTCTCCCCCAGCTAATGCAATGGTGAATATATCAACATCGTTCTCTCAGCAGTCTACTTTGTTGCAAAATTCTGTGATGAAACCCAGCATAGTCAGTTCATGCATGTCTTTTACTGCAACTCAGGATGAGGCTCTTGGCCAACCATGGATGGAGAGCCCCCAGAGAGATGTTGACAGAAGACTGATGTATGATTCTCAGTCAATGCGTAATGATATTCCAAACTTCGATTTGTATCAAAACATGAAGAGTATGCCTCATGAACTCTTCCCGTCAGAATCATCAGCTGGTACTTCTGGGCGTCAAGTTCAGAATACAATGGATGATGGGTTTCCCCACCTTGACATCATCAATTAtctttttgatgatgaacaggTTACTGAGAGGACTCCTCATGGGAACCAGGTTTTCCAGAGTCTTTGCAATGGTTCCACCCTTTTTAATCGGAACTCGAGTCACCCCATCAATACGAGCTTATTGAGTGAAGCAAGCTCTCTGGGAAGGTTTGATAGGTCAAAGACTTACCCTGATGATGGCCTACAACAGGATTATGGTGCTGGCAGTCCTTTTGATTCAGTAAGAGAGTTCATCTCTGAAGGTAATCCTGCTACGCCTTGCATGAATGGTCTGATTGATAGTGTAGGGTCAAACCAGTGGCAGTTGGGTGCTGATCTGTCCTTACTGAGCACGAGGAGTTCAGGGATGGATGGTTATTCGTATAGTATTCTTGATCCCTCTAGTATGGCATGTGGTGTGAATCGTTACAATAATTTCCGGTCATCAAATGGACACTGA
- the LOC130801931 gene encoding TNF receptor-associated factor homolog 1b-like isoform X3 has protein sequence MSASVTEDSAGGSSLEGLSSAQQCKTSEVAEWRSSDQVENGTPSTSPLYWDTDDSDDDGEPKPVDLYGTHTWTIDDFPNINKRELRSKVFEVGGYKWYILIYPQGCDVCNHLSLFLCVANHDKLLPGWAHYAQFTIAVVNKDPKKSKFSDTLHRFWKKEHDWGWKKFMELSKVSEGFVDKNTLIIKAQVQVLRVRTDRPFRCLDCQYRRELVRVYLTNVEQICRRFVEEKRGNLGKLIEDKARWSSFCSFWLGMDQNTRHHMSREKKEMILKVVVKHFFIDKEVTSTLVMDSLYSGLKALEGQSKVNKGKGKLPEGEHTPSPVVRVEKDVFVLVDDILLLLERAAVEPLPPKDDKGPQNRTKDGGGGEEFHKDSIERDERRLTELGRRTVEIFVLGHIFSNKIEVAYQEAVALKRQEELIREEEAECLAESEKAKRNAGEKDKKSKKKQKRNSRKGKDKLKDENSALIAQDRQLHEELSAEMKGLVESETVADKDDIMDYVSDVSESAECAVDMLQPDSEDREASPANWDTDTSEIHPTAEASGSEISSISTVQNGVTDRRNSSIMDDSSSTCSTDSAPSTVVNGAYRSKSFTNYKNQKSPSRGKHQQVRGTWTSEDHSVAHEADTRPSEPADTSSCIAVESNESVDAVTLLQDMTKWPELNAVKKQEEDVVLFHKKPIKKSGKDHYDVVSTRKKVVASSYSSKSPLKNTTSFPSVQPNSNLKPSSHNDLVPKTSSNGQQQTDKATLHASSYTATVSKPDSTKFTVLNPTDKLVGQQAGGLSRPSSAPLVPGALPAASVVSMVQAACSSAPTLSRCVSAAGRLGPDPSSAAAHPYVPRSYRNVMLGNSFSTSYSGFSLSSPPANAMVNISTSFSQQSTLLQNSVMKPSIVSSCMSFTATQDEALGQPWMESPQRDVDRRLMYDSQSMRNDIPNFDLYQNMKSMPHELFPSESSAGTSGRQVQNTMDDGFPHLDIINYLFDDEQVTERTPHGNQVFQSLCNGSTLFNRNSSHPINTSLLSEASSLGRFDRSKTYPDDGLQQDYGAGSPFDSVREFISEGNPATPCMNGLIDSVGSNQWQLGADLSLLSTRSSGMDGYSYSILDPSSMACGVNRYNNFRSSNGH, from the exons ATGTCTGCAAGTGTTACCGAGGATTCTGCTGGTGGAAGTTCGTTGGAGGGATTGTCGAGTGCACAACAATGCAAAACAAGTGAAGTTGCGGAGTGGAGGTCTTCCGACCAGGTTGAGAATGGTACCCCTTCAACCTCACCTCTGTATTGGGATActgatgatagtgatgatgatggag AGCCAAAACCAGTGGATCTTTATGGAACGCACACGTGGACGATTGATGACTTTCCAAATATCAACAAGAGAGAGCTTCGAAGTAAAGTATTTGAAGTTGGTGGCTACAAATG GTACATCTTAATCTACCCTCAAGGTTGTGATGTGTGCAATCATCTCTCTTTATTTCTTTGTGTTGCTAATCATGATAAGCTTCTTCCAG GGTGGGCTCATTATGCTCAATTCACTATTGCTGTGGTGAATAAAGATCCCAAAAAATCTAAATTTTCTG ACACATTGCATCGTTTTTGGAAAAAGGAGCATGATTGGGGGTGGAAAAAATTTATGGAGTTATCTAAAGTGTCCGAAGGTTTTGTGGATAAGAACACACTGATCATTAAAGCCCAAGTTCAAGTACTCAG GGTAAGAACAGATCGTCCATTTCGTTGCCTTGATTGCCAATATAGGAGAGAACTCGTCCGGGTTTATTTAACTAATGTAGAGCAAATCTGCCGGCGTTTTGTTGAAGAGAAAAGAGGGAATCTTGGAAAGCTGATAGAGGACAAAGCTAGGTGGTCAAG CTTTTGTTCGTTTTGGTTAGGAATGGATCAAAATACTCGACACCACATGTCGAGAGAGAAGAAAGAGATGATATTAAAAGTAGTAGTTAAGCATTTTTTCATAGATAAGGAAGTCACATCTACTTTAGTTATGGATTCGTTGTACAGTGGCTTGAAAGCGCTTGAAGGTCAAAGTAAAGTTAATAAAGGAAAAGGTAAATTGCCAGAGGGTGAACATACACCTTCCCCAGTTGTTCGAGTAGAGAAGGATGTATTTGTTTTGGTAGATGATATTTTATTGCTACTTGAGAGAGCTGCTGTGGAACCATTGCCACCTAAGGATGACAAGGGTCCTCAGAATCGCACAAAA GATGGAGGTGGCGGGGAGGAGTTCCACAAGGACTCAATTGAACGTGATGAAAGGCGTCTGACAGAATTAGGGCGAAGGACAGTGGAGATTTTCGTTCTTGGTCACATATTCAG CAACAAAATTGAAGTAGCCTACCAGGAAGCTGTTGCATTAAAGAGACAAGAGGAGCTCATTCGTGAAGAGGAAGCTGAGTGTCTGGCTGAAAGTGAGAAAGCAAAGCGCAATGCTGGCGAGAAGGAtaagaaatcaaagaaaaaacag AAGAGAAATAGTCGCAAGGGAAAGGACAAGTTGAAGGATGAAAACTCTGCTCTCATAGCACAAGATAGACAGTTGCATGAAGAGCTGAGTGCTGAAATGAAAGGCCTGGTGGAGTCTGAAACTGTGGCTGATAAGGATGATATCATGGATTATGTGTCTGATGTCTCTGAATCTGCAGAATGTGCTGTAGATATGCTACAACCTGATTCAGAAGATAGAGAGGCGAGTCCTGCTAATTGGGACACAGACACATCAGAGATTCATCCCACTGCAGAAGCTAGTGGCAGTGAAATTAGCAGCATTTCTACTGTGCAGAATGGAGTCACAGATAGGAGGAATTCATCAATAATGGATGATAGCTCCTCTACTTGCTCTACAGATTCTGCTCCTTCCACTGTAGTAAATGGAGCTTACAGATCAAAATcctttacaaactataaaaaccAGAAATCACCATCAAG AGGGAAACACCAGCAAGTTAGGGGGACGTGGACATCTGAGGATCATAGTGTTGCACATGAGGCAGATACTCGGCCATCTGAACCTGCCGATACTTCTAGTTGCATTGCTGTTGAATCTAATGAGTCTGTGGATGCTGTCACTTTGTTGCAGGACATGACAAAGTGGCCAGAGCTGAATGCAGTTAAAAAA CAGGAAGAAGATGTTGTGTTGTTCCATAAGAAGCCGATCAAGAAGAGTGGTAAGGACCATTATGATGTAGTATCAACTCGGAAAAAAGTAGTGGCATCATCGTACTCATCTAAGAGCCCTCTGAAAAATACCACCTCATTTCCATCAGTTCAGCCAAATTCTAATTTGAAGCCTAGCTCTCACAATGATCTGGTTCCAAAAACATCCTCAAATGGGCAACAACAAACTGATAAGGCAACATTGCATGCATCATCCTATACAGCAACCGTGTCAAAACCGGACTCCACAAAGTTTACAGTTTTGAATCCTACGGATAAACTTGTTGGACAGCAGGCTGGAGGATTGTCTAGGCCATCAAGTGCTCCTCTAGTTCCTGGAGCTTTGCCTGCTGCCTCAGTTGTTTCCATGGTGCAAGCCGCATGTTCGAGTGCTCCTACGTTGTCCCGTTGTGTTAGTGCTGCTGGTCGCTTGGGTCCTGACCCCTCCTCAGCAGCAGCCCATCCATATGTGCCGCGGTCTTATAGGAACGTCATGTTGGGTAATTCTTTCAGTACAAGCTATTCGGGTTTCTCACTTTCCTCTCCCCCAGCTAATGCAATGGTGAATATATCAACATCGTTCTCTCAGCAGTCTACTTTGTTGCAAAATTCTGTGATGAAACCCAGCATAGTCAGTTCATGCATGTCTTTTACTGCAACTCAGGATGAGGCTCTTGGCCAACCATGGATGGAGAGCCCCCAGAGAGATGTTGACAGAAGACTGATGTATGATTCTCAGTCAATGCGTAATGATATTCCAAACTTCGATTTGTATCAAAACATGAAGAGTATGCCTCATGAACTCTTCCCGTCAGAATCATCAGCTGGTACTTCTGGGCGTCAAGTTCAGAATACAATGGATGATGGGTTTCCCCACCTTGACATCATCAATTAtctttttgatgatgaacaggTTACTGAGAGGACTCCTCATGGGAACCAGGTTTTCCAGAGTCTTTGCAATGGTTCCACCCTTTTTAATCGGAACTCGAGTCACCCCATCAATACGAGCTTATTGAGTGAAGCAAGCTCTCTGGGAAGGTTTGATAGGTCAAAGACTTACCCTGATGATGGCCTACAACAGGATTATGGTGCTGGCAGTCCTTTTGATTCAGTAAGAGAGTTCATCTCTGAAGGTAATCCTGCTACGCCTTGCATGAATGGTCTGATTGATAGTGTAGGGTCAAACCAGTGGCAGTTGGGTGCTGATCTGTCCTTACTGAGCACGAGGAGTTCAGGGATGGATGGTTATTCGTATAGTATTCTTGATCCCTCTAGTATGGCATGTGGTGTGAATCGTTACAATAATTTCCGGTCATCAAATGGACACTGA